CTTGGGCCTTTGATACGTGGTTTCTGAACTTGTTTCCGCGCGCCAAACCTTTTCTGTACAACGGCGGGGGCTACGCGACCCTGAGTTTCATCCCGACGCTGGGCACAATGATTTTGGGTTTGCAGGCCGGTCGCTGGTTGCGCGCCGAATTACCGTCTTCCGAACTGCTCAAGCGCTTTCTGATTGCCGGAGCGATTGGCTTAGCAACCGGCTGGCTCCTGACCGTTACCGGAATCTGTCCTTCCATCAAACGCATCTGGACACCCGGATGGGTACTCTTCAGCGGAGGCTGGTGCTTCCTGCTGCTGGCGGCTTTCTACTACCTGATTGATGTGCGGCAATCGCGGGGTTGGGCGTTTCCCCTCGTGGTCATTGGTATGAACTCCATTGCTATTTACTGCCTGGTTCACCTCATCGACCGTTTTATCATCGACACCTTCAAGACGCATCTGGGGCAGACGATCTTTGAGCGGTTCGGACCGTATGAACCCTTGGCGAGTGGCGGAGCGGCTCTGCTGGTTTTCTGGCTGATTTTGTACTGGATGTACAAAAAGAAAATCTTTATTCGGGTGTAGGGTTTACAGCCGTTTGCTTTCATCAACTATGATCAGAAACTGTTTTCAATTGTTGCTTTTCGTCGCCGTTCCCGTCTTTCTGGGCATGACGTTCAAGAAAACGCCCAAACCCATTGTCCTGGCCTACGTAGGCGGTTTTCGTGGTCTGGTCGACACCGATCAGATCATGGCGGAAAAACTAACGCACATCAATTATGCGTTTGTGGATATCAAAAACAACCGGGCCTGGCTGCACAACCTGGCAACCGATACCACCAACTTTCGAAAGCTGAACAGTTTGAAAAAGCGCAATCCGGATCTAAAAATTCTGATTTCAATCGGCGGCTGGGCGTGGAGCGAAAACTTTTCCGACGCCGTTCTGAGCGATACCTCACGGCTGTCTTTCGCCCGGTCGGCGGCCGATATTGTGCGGCACTATGATCTGGACGGGGTTGATATTGACTGGGAGTACCCCGGCATGAAAGGCGAAGACAATGTGTTCCGGCCCGAAGACAAGGAGAATTTCACCCTGATGTTCAAGGCACTGCGCGAACAACTGGATGCGCTAAAACAACAAACCGGAAAAAAGTACTTCGTTACGACGGCGTTACCCGGTTTTAACGAAATTTTTGTGCACACGGAAATGGGGAAATTGCACCCGTATCTTGATTTCGTCAACGTCATGTCGTACGATTTTTACGTCAATGGCCCGCGGGTCGGCCATCACACGAACCTGTACCCGGGCAGCGGAGCCGAAAATGAGCCGTCGGGCGACCGGGCCGTTCAGCTTTACCGGGATGCGGGCGTGCCGGTGGAGAAACTGGTGCTGGGCCTGGCATTTTACGGGCGTGGCTGGCAGCTCGCCAATGACAACCACGAAGATGCGCCCCGCCAGGCGGTAAAAACCAACCGTGTCGGCGGCTACACCGTCATCAAAGACAGTTTGCTGACCAACCCCGCTTTTGTGCGTTACTGGGACCGCAAAGCCAAAGCACCGTACCTCTACCAGCCGGAGCAGAAGTTTTTTATCTCCTACGACGACGAGGAATCGGTACGGTACAAATGCCGGTATGCTCGTAAAAAAGGGATGGCGGGCGTAATGTTCTGGGAGTATTTCAACGACCCCAAAGGCTACCTGCTCACCGAGATCAACCGCCAGTTTCGGTAAATCTTACGAAAACTCGTAAAAACGGCGATCGGCAGCCTCCTCCAGCGATGCGTAGGATGCGTTGTGTAGCTTCCGCATCATAAAGCCGTGTTCTTTCAGGTAGTCCAGGTTGAGTTTCTTCATCAGACGGTGATGCGGTACGGTCGGACTCTCAACGTGCTGGACCCGGTAGTTTGGGAAGTAACCGTATACTTCCCCGGGCGTAATGCTGAACGGGGCCGCGTTCATTTCCGGCGCGTATTCCAGCGTTGTCAGAAAGTACTGAGTGCCGGGCAGAGTCAGTTCTTCCATTTTTTGCAGGTACTCCACCCGCATGGGAAGCGGTAACGCCACCAGTGAAGCACGGTCGTAAACGAGGTCAATCTCGCCGACTTCCCCGGGCGTCAGTGCGAACAAATCCTTGCAAAAGATGGTCAGATTGTTCGAAATATACCGCTCCCCAACTTTTTCATAGGCAAGCTGGTTTTCCGCAAAAAACTGCAGAATAATGCTTTCGTTCTGCTCCACTCCCACGACGCGTTCCGCAAATTGACTGAAATACACCAGGTCGAGCGATCGGCCGCACAAGGGCACCAGAATCGACTTTTCCATCAACGCAAACGGCGTCAGGTGTTTCAATACGTACGGGTGAACGTCCTGGCGGTGAAAGCGGGTGTTCGAACGACCCCACGAATCTGCCCAGACTTGCTTCTCCATTAGTACTTGTTGTTGTTCTTTGTTGTTCAGTAGTGTTGTTGTTGTGTCTTTCGACGCTACAAAGTTGGCAGATCAAACCGCGTTTTGGTAGAGTGAATGTACGGTTTCTGCAAAACACGTAGTTTTACGCAATGGGTACGTACCGATCCCAGCCGGCTCTTTTCGGACGGTCTGAATGGCTAAATGGCTCCTGAAACGGACGGAATCTGGCAAGGAAAGCCTTTACTGACCGGATGTGGAGTTTTCCGGTTCGGCAACAACCGCGGGCGCAGCACCCAATGTTCTGGCTACGAGAAAAAAGCTGACCAGCGTCAAAACCGCGCTCATGAGAAAAGGCGCGCCCGGAAAGTACACCGGCGCTTCGGGCTTGGTAAAATACGCAAACAGGTTTGTCATCAGCAACGGCCCCACAATAGAGGTCATACTCGCCAGGCTGGTCAAAGCGCCCTGCAATTCCCCCTGTTCGTTCGGCGGCACCTGCGTTGAGATCAGGCTCTGCACGGCCGGACCCGCCAAACCGCCCATCGAATACGGTATCATAAACGCAAACATCATCCAGCCCTGACTGGCGAAGGCAAATAAGACAAAACCAAGGGCCGAACACGCCAGACCGGTGAAAACCGCCTTCTTCTGGCCCAGTTTTGGAATGGCCACCCGGATGACGCCCCCTTGTACGATGGCGACCGTCAAACCGATAAACCCGAGCGAGTACCCCACCCAGGCTTCGTTCCAGTGGAATTTTTCGATGGTGTAGTACGTCCAGACCGACTGGGGTGCCTGACCCGCAAT
This Larkinella insperata DNA region includes the following protein-coding sequences:
- a CDS encoding acyltransferase family protein; protein product: MDAYRGFVMFLMTAEILHYGRISEALPDSAFWRFMAHHQDHVEWFGCTLHDLIQPSFSFLVGVALPYSIASRQSRESSFGSMFLQTLRRSLILILLGIALRSVGREQTNFTFEDTLTQIGLGYPFLFLLGFRPTRTVWIALAVILVGYWLAFVLYPLPGPGFSYEAVGVPADWPYHRTGLAAHFNKNSNLAWAFDTWFLNLFPRAKPFLYNGGGYATLSFIPTLGTMILGLQAGRWLRAELPSSELLKRFLIAGAIGLATGWLLTVTGICPSIKRIWTPGWVLFSGGWCFLLLAAFYYLIDVRQSRGWAFPLVVIGMNSIAIYCLVHLIDRFIIDTFKTHLGQTIFERFGPYEPLASGGAALLVFWLILYWMYKKKIFIRV
- a CDS encoding glycoside hydrolase family 18 protein, whose translation is MIRNCFQLLLFVAVPVFLGMTFKKTPKPIVLAYVGGFRGLVDTDQIMAEKLTHINYAFVDIKNNRAWLHNLATDTTNFRKLNSLKKRNPDLKILISIGGWAWSENFSDAVLSDTSRLSFARSAADIVRHYDLDGVDIDWEYPGMKGEDNVFRPEDKENFTLMFKALREQLDALKQQTGKKYFVTTALPGFNEIFVHTEMGKLHPYLDFVNVMSYDFYVNGPRVGHHTNLYPGSGAENEPSGDRAVQLYRDAGVPVEKLVLGLAFYGRGWQLANDNHEDAPRQAVKTNRVGGYTVIKDSLLTNPAFVRYWDRKAKAPYLYQPEQKFFISYDDEESVRYKCRYARKKGMAGVMFWEYFNDPKGYLLTEINRQFR
- a CDS encoding thiopurine S-methyltransferase, translating into MEKQVWADSWGRSNTRFHRQDVHPYVLKHLTPFALMEKSILVPLCGRSLDLVYFSQFAERVVGVEQNESIILQFFAENQLAYEKVGERYISNNLTIFCKDLFALTPGEVGEIDLVYDRASLVALPLPMRVEYLQKMEELTLPGTQYFLTTLEYAPEMNAAPFSITPGEVYGYFPNYRVQHVESPTVPHHRLMKKLNLDYLKEHGFMMRKLHNASYASLEEAADRRFYEFS